The Anoplopoma fimbria isolate UVic2021 breed Golden Eagle Sablefish chromosome 1, Afim_UVic_2022, whole genome shotgun sequence region attttttttctgaaacacTACAAAGACTCAAATCAAGCCTCATgaagcaaaaacacatacaaaaaacaatatgcacAGTGCATTTCCTCAAGTAAACCTCTACATCATTGACTGTGTGGGAACAGTGCCGATCACAGAACTAtacaagaaacacatttttctataTAGTTTAGACAATCTTTCAAGTGGGTTCCAGGTACGTTTCAATACTCAAGACCGTGTTTGCCAAGAGCAAGTCAAGTTCAGTCCAAAAAGAaagccccaaaaaaaaaaaaaagagccagtCTCTCCGTCAGCCCCCTGCAGGGTGAGTCATCAGCAGAAAGCAAAGAGCTGGTTCTCCAGCAGGGAGGGGTCACCACCGAGCCATGGTTAAACAATGACATAGTGAAGCATCATAGTAAACAGTGTTGATTTTATAATGTATATgcatattgtattattttgtagGGAGCACTACTTGTGATATTTGTATGTTCATTCATGATTCCAGCAgctataagtgtgtgtgtgtgtgtgtgtgtgtgtgtgtgtgtgtgtgtgtgtgtgtgtgtgtgtgtgtgtgtgtgtgtgtgtgtgtgtgttgacatggtTAGTGAGCTGCTGCATCCTTGCAGGGATGAATAAAGTTGTATACAATTGAACAGTTACATCATTGGGCATGCCTTTTGTCACAGTACCATTAGATTCTGTTGCCATTTAAAACCTGACTCTTGCTACTACATGTAGGTGTGGCTTTGGGTCAGAACTTTGCTCTTATTCTCCTAAAATATCACATTCAGAAACTTTACAATAAAGAATATTCTGGAGCATTGCCCCCCCCTCACTACGGTCTAACACACATCACACCGTCCTCATAGTCTTGTTTGTCTTGTCCAAGCTCTTTTTATGGATATCATATCATAGGTGATGATGATTTGATTTGCACTGCTGATGGTTGGACTGCCTCTGTTTGCACCACCTGCTTTCCTCTGCAGGTGGTGTTTCTGCTCAGTCTGGCCGTGGAGggttgttcctttttttatagGACTTCATCCAGAGTCATCCTCCGACCCCTCCACCGCACCACCGTCCGATTCCTCCTCTATGGCGATGCGTGCGTCTGCGGAGGAGGAGCACAGAGAGCTGATGCTGCTCTGCTCCGTGCAAAGCGCACAGGCCAGCGGAGAGGGCATCGAACCCGCGGCCTGCAGGTGCCCAAAGTGGGTCCCGTGGTTCCCACAGAAGGGCAGGGAGAGCTGCACCGACACGGCTGCAGGGAAGGTCAGGCTGTGTTTTTTGGGCAGTGCACCCCACTCCCGTTTCTCCTCCTCATGCACAAGCCGGGTAAAGACGTTTATCCTTCTCTTCTCACGCCTCTTGGAGCGCAGGTAGCCCAGCATTATGCCACAGAGGAAGATGCCATAGAAAGACATGACTATTAGTATGTACAGGTACGCGTTCCCGTCGCCTTTGTCCGCCAGGGAGCGCACGGTGCTCTGTGTGAGGCGTTTGGGGGATGCTGTGGAGTTTTCCAGGTGGTCCATGGTTTTTTTCAGTGAAGCTGGATGACCTAGAAAGTGTGCTGAAAAAGATAAAGCAGGACATACATAAATATCTGAtgtaaaaatatagatatttgaACTTTACGCACGCTTTACGCACGATGATAGGTGCCAAGTGACTGGAGCTTTGATGTGCAAGTGATTGCAAAAACATTTGTAGAGTCATTATACCCCCAAAACTATTACATGTTGACACAACTGTTTAAAACCACTTCATTTGTAACTGATGGTGACATGTCACCACAGGTAGCTTTAGTCAAGGCATGAAACACATCATAGGAATCAATGCTTCACTTTGCCAGGATATTTTGCAAATGACATTCAGTGCATACAGCTTACtgttaattgaatttaaaaaaaaaatgcaactttAAAGTATATAATTACTTTTCCATCAGcatacttcaaaataaaataaatctgaaaatgttacttttattttgaggttttgtaattacattttaattctaatacaatttgtgtttaaaaagtaTCCAGTCCTTTTATAAAAAGTTACCAAAAGTCAACACAAGaggattgataaaaaaaagttcatataaaactaaacaaacagtatatatatatatatatatatatatatatatatatatatatatatatataaacaataatcAAATCATAAACTGTCTACTCACCAGACTGAATAGCTAAGTCTCCTGTGAACCTTCAGCGCTCAGAACTTCTTGCGGCTCTTCTGGAGTTTGGCAGCACTACTGAACGCATGATGTTATTTATATAGGGACCCTGGAATGTCATGAGTCACATGACGGGGACTGACTTGTAAGACGAGTCCTGAGTCTATGGAAGGGACGCTATGtttttagaagaagaagaagaagaagaaactatCTTACATCGTTGTTCAGTCCTCCTGGGGGTTCTAATGAAATCATCAAATGAGCCCATGAGTATATCAGACTTACTGAGCGTCCAAACGAAAGAGACCCGAGGGGATGtgatggaaaaatacatttgaggGGAACAGTTTAGAAAACTGGTGATTGAAAGTAATCCCACTCTCTGTCAGAGTGTATGAGGATGCATGGTCTCAAGCttcatacaataaaaacatccacCATCCTCATCTCATCCTTTCCCAAACCCCATGAATAAAATCATGCAGCACAATCAAGAGTGGCACGGTGGAAATGacaatcaaaaaaaacaattattcattTCAGTAAACTGCACAATACCAGCAGTGTATGAACGATGCAGCGAGGGACGGTTCATACtgacaaatattcacatttacaaTAAGTCTGAAGGGACATTTATGATCCTCCAGAAGTAGAAGTACTACTCAGATTCTTTACTTTACAACAGTagaatgtacttaaagtatcaaacaCTTAAAGAACCCATTCCcatgtaatttatatataattattacattGCTTaaactgatgcattaatgtgtgacCTTCACCAACAGCCCCTGTAAACATCAGAAATCTGCAAGTagtatgatacatttttttggtatgctaatctttgcttttgatttaaaatattagaaaatatttttggtgTAGCTGCAAAAAACTTGTAGACAAGGGCTGGTTTAGGCCCTTTGCATGCTTCTCGTCCTTCATATGAAGCATTGCATTGGTTTTTTTATGAGCTTATAAGTAACTGGTACCTTTAACTGTCACATACATGTAATGGAGAACAAACTAAATATCTCCCTCAgacatataataaaaaagaaatatactgtagtatgaaatcaaatggaatggattttatttacatttaaacccAATGAACCAATCTTCTTcagacattttttgttatatttgttgaaattctacTACCTTctttggaaaagagttggcaacactggttTGGGTTTATCAGTTAGATCATTTTTAGCGACTCACGCttgtttctcaagattaccaaccccatctttattatttttgttattaaagtgGTTTATTATCAGTTGCCGTATATGTTTTGTCATAATCActattttatttgaacattgtAGGACATTTGCATGTATCCGTACAGgtctatttctttctttttttaaaatacatttttgttatgcACAAATAGAAAACTTGATGTATCTAACACATTGCAAATGCACTGAAAATTAGGCataatttgtttttcaataaaacaaatcttaacaaaaaacaacaacagtgcaGAATTCTATGTTAAAGCTATGTGATTTTGGAAAAAGTGCAGGTTTAGTAACATAAACAGATAATTGAAATCCTGCAGTGAATGCAACACGAACTCCGTGATGCTTATTTCCCTTCtcggaaaacaaaaaaaaaagttaagaagTAAAAGATCACATAGAGTCCAAAGCTCATGCAAGCGTAATGATTTAAAAGGCAGCAGACATCGTTTTGGTGGTTTATTGCAGTTTACATTACACGTTTGATTCaacaattcatgttttttacagtgatttcttttatcattttgtggctccttgaaaatgtgattttccaAAACACTgattaaattatgatttaatttgaaCTTCACTGCTGAGGATCACTCTGATAACACTGATGTGCGTCTTCATTCATATACCGTTATTTACAGTGAGCATAAATGCTTGAATCAGCGAAGGTGTTCCTTTGTTTCAACTGtacagatataaataaatgtcagcaTATATCTGTCTTTTAGTGATTAGGCATCAACTTCACACCAAAATGAGGCTGAAATACTGAATACAAAAGAATCAtagtactttttttactttaaattcaaCCAATTAGACTTTATGATGTTACATCTATTgctccaaaacaataaaaacactcttGCATATAGACCAAACACAATCTTTATTTACTTCATTTTGGGTCATTTTTGCAAAAgacaaattacaaataaatagttGGATGCACTTATGTTACAAGGCGGGCTCTCAGTGCAGAGAGGGATGATGATAAAGCTTGAGTTAAAATAGAGGCTGGACATGTGCTTCCTCCACATACAtgtgtacatgtacatatatacacttCAGGAGAAATGACAAACTCAAAAGGAATTAGAGAAGCGTGACTCAGAATCAAACAACAATGCAACAGGTGTCACATTGTGAGGGATGCTGCCGTCGTCCTGTTTGTGCCGCGTACAAACTTGATGAGTCACACTTgtgcatgtcataaaaaaaacatgtgacttTAAGCTGGCAGTGACAATCCTGCAGAATAAATGTTAACCACACTTATCAAAGTGTGCTCATCTACTTCAAATCCACTCTCCCAACACTTTGTATGTCCCATCTGTAATCAGCAGCCTTATTTGGAAAGAAATGATCCATTTtcatattgcacagtgttttatCAAACGTGACAGTGATTACACAGTCATTTAATCTGTAAAACAAGCAagtatgtgtgcattttttgcacataaaaaagtatatactATTACTGTAGGAAAATACAATAGACTAAACAACAGtgcatctttgtttcttttctttttaaataagacTGATGGGTGCTATCTGTCATTTTCGTCAAAATCGTTAGACCAGATATGacctctgcatttttttttttaaaccaaactgcTCTCCTTTGCCCTGAAATGACTTTGTGCTTTTGGTATCAAGATGTGCCGATGGGAGAGACGTCCCACGGCCGTGAGAGTCAGAGTCCCGACTGTGGGTGggagacaaaataaactattgACAGAACTCAAAACATGTGGACGAAGGAGAAACAAAAGATTTAACCGTCTCCTGACCTGCAGGACCAACGGATTTCAAAAACCTTTACGTAAATAGAAGAAATGAACTAAAAGGAAAGATTTAACCGATCTAATGTCTCATCGGCACAAAGCAACGAGGCATCAAACATGTCCGCCCAGTCCGAGGTTCTGCCGCGTGGCACTCAGAAAGAGTTCAACAGACAACATCGGCTGTTTCATAACTCACATCTGGAACAATAAAGATCCCCACACAAAGAGGTCATACACCTGGgcgaaataaataaaaaaaagggggggggagggaaaggcagcagtgtttgtgttttttctttcccagcCTTTCTTTAGTTACAAATTCTAGAAAACAAAAGCCGCCTCCATGATGGAAGCGGTGACACCCGACACTTTCAGCTTTCATCACAGATTCAGGTCTCTTGTTGTTCACGGGCAAGGATACGAGGAAGCGGTGAGAGGGCACTGGGGGGTGTTCAGAGTGTTGGTCTGCGCTTCGGGGATGAACAATGGTGATGGACGTCGATCCTCAACGTCATTTCCCGCCGTACATTCTCTCAATGTCGTCCTGGTAGCGTGTTTTCAGCTCCTTGCGCTTGAGCTTGAACGCGTCGGTCACTAATCCGGTCTCCGGAGTCCACGGCTCCGGGCTCAGGCAGATCTTGCGAGGGATCTCGAAGCGCTCTAGTTGGGCTGAGACAGAAGAGGGACGGAACTTTAACTCAAACCCTGGATAGAGCTCACGAAACCTCTCCTTTGATCATCTTCTCACCTGCTAGAGCGGCCTCCGTGAGGACCTTGAGGACCAGCTCCTCCATGGCTTTACTGCCGCACAGCTCCTCACATGAGCCCCGGATACCGTACTGGTCGGCCAGAGCCAGAAGATGCTTCTGATTGGGCACCACGAAGCCGATCACGTACGTCTCATCGCTGCAGagcgggaggagaggagggacgtcaaagtgaaggaaaaaaacagagtgagGTTATAAAGCTACACAAGTCATTATGTGTTATTTAAGCGAGTGAAGGTTCGGCCAAAACACGTTCGTGCTCAATCCATCAATTCGATTTTTTTCCcgtgaaaggaaatgaaaaacatcCCTGAGCATGTGAACAGATCGAATCCTccaaatatcttaaaaaaggtATCTGACTGTTCCTTTTTTGTTCACAATCAAAGCTCCTGTTTACTTTCAGTATGTCACCGTGATTTATTGTGTGAGATTTACCAAACACgttgaatgcatttcctgcctcataaaacatttgcaaaaactGATCTTTCTTACATTCTTTAAatctgcattgtttacatcctATGTTTACTAGCTAGCTCCCTCTAGTTCTTAAACGACAACTGCTGGatatgaaaaatgaagccaacgcggaagtgccaaaaactgcagttcctcaaatggccactcGGGGCTGGCTCAAAAAGGGAGTCAATCACCATAGACTCATAtgttaaaatgcccaactttactggagaaataaacatgtttacagccgtgtacaaaaaaaaatggttttggtCTCTATAGCTAATATTCCCGTTAATAACAACTGTACCGGgatgtattttatataactATGCCGTTTGAATTATATTAAGGCTAAAAGTTGTGCATAACTAAGCGGTCACTTTGAATGGCAGGTTGCTATCTTGGCATTGTTCATTGTTTAGTTTGTACTAAACGACATTTTAATTCAATGATTACGTCCACTTTTATGTACAGTTTACTAACTtactgacaacaacaacaacacagggctgctttatattctattatattgaTGCTTCACCAGAAACATTGCAGTTATGTAATAGTTAATTGCAAGCAGTAGCCTTGACACTTGACGctttattaaaaagtaaatgtcagTGGAAAGAGAATACAGATCGTGCTGTGAGAGGCTGGCTTTATAGCTTTCTGCTGTAGGCAGGGCTGGGGGTTGATGAGAGTGGTGATACAGAGGTACATTTGCATAGAGTTCAGTTATTATTCCTTGTGGGTTTGCTTgttatcaatatttatatttaatataaaagttTGATTTTGATAAGTGAAGTATTATTTAGTAAGTAATGAAAGAGAAGCAACTTCATGGATCCGAGCAAGCCTGAGCCACACAAACATGTCTATTTGAGTTGTAATTCATCCTTTGTGCAgtgatatatacatttaaacatcaaactCACTTTATAATGTATGcgctagcacacacacacacatacacaaacacacacctgttggCATAGGCACAGATGTTGTCTACCAGAGGGCAGTTCTTCAACATGGCCTCCACCTTCCCCAGAGAGACGTACTCCCCCGCCTGCAGCTTCACCAAGTCTTTCTTTCGATctggaaaacacagcagagacgGCTTCCCTGTCATAACCCTAGATTTCAATGTGCACGACTATATGTGTGGATATGTTtctatttcttaaaaaaatcctCCACTCTTCCATCTAACCGCCCATCCCTCCGTCCGCCTTCTCCTCACCAATTATCTTGAGGCACCCGTCTTCGTGAAACTCTCCGATGTCTCCCGTGCAGAACCACCGCTGGCCGTTCTCATCTTTGAAGAAatcctcttggtttttggcctCGTTCTTGTAGTATCCCATGGTGACGTTGGGTCCGCCGATCAGGATCTCTCCTCTCGGATGAGGCTCGTCAGTTCTACGGTAACCACCTGAAAGAAGGGTTTCAAATTCAGTGGATTGCGAAGAAAAAttgcaataaaacaaacctGAATTTAACTCGATTCTGCTGCACAAAATCTTTgcggagataaaaaaaagaaaaagcatgtttatTCTGATTTCTATTTCTGCTCTGCAGGCCAAGCAGACAATACACTTGATAATATCAAGGTTTAATAGAGTGTAATAAAAACGAGTTATGATCccttatgtaaaaaaaaaatggaagttGTACAGGACTGAAGGAGCAGAAGAATGCTTTTCCTTACAAGGTTAGGTCTCACTGGTCTTGAGAAGGTTTAATGGTGGATGGATGATAAACatgcaagaaagaaaagcaacaagTGCCGATGCATATCCTTGAGAATAAATGTGATGTGCATAATTTAATGGATTCTggattgtgtgtttgagtgtgtgtgtgtgtgtgtgtgtgtgtgtgtgtgtgtgtgtgtgtgtgtgtgtgtgtgtgtgtgtgtgtgtgtgtgtgtgcagctcctCTCCCAGTATCACTCACCCTCCACCCAGTCCTTGAGCTTGATCTCACAGCAAACCAGTGGCCCTCCCACTCTCCCAGTGCTGTAATCCCACActagaaacagacaaaacacacgTGATCAGGAAGCACGCTCGCATCGATGCACAACAGTTGTGTCGCCATAGTGACGCAACCTCACTTGTTCCCCTTCGCCATGGAAAAACCTATCCCACAGGAATGTTCACAAAACAGTGATCAAACCACAGTGGAGAGTGACGGGCAGCTGTAGATTTGGTCTTCCTGGGAAATGCTCAAAGtattagcatttcttttttttttttttttttgacaaaagtgTTGGCAGTGAAAGCTAATAGATAAACTTCAAAACCGATTATTATTTCAGCGGTCTGCACCACAGATATGAGCGTCATTCTTTTAcgtagagaaaagaaaatgatttccCTGAAATGTCTGCTTTTTTGTGGGCAGACAATCTTTTGTATTCATCTTACAAAACATGAGCTCACATCCCTTAATTTCCCAAAAGTCTAAAAACGATATGCTAAATGGGCTCTCAGCGCACTCCGAtttgttgttactgttgttttttccacacCACCACTGTCTTCCTTTAGAAAACAGTTCATGTTTATCTACTCATTATTTTCCCGTCATCCCTGCTGAAAAACTTTCTTTATCTTCAAATCCCCCCCGCTGCTTTTATATCTGCTTGCAAGCTGTGGAAACTCCATCTTTTTCCAAGCAAATTCCCACAATTGCACAATAACGTGCAGCTTATTCCAGTTAATGGAGCTTCATGTAGAGCAAATGACTTctttaattacttttgatacattGCTTTTCTCTCACATTAactttttacaattaaaaataacTATGCGAACAGCTCTTTCATGTTAGCACAGCGGTGGTAAAGCTCAATGCTAACATCCTGATGCTAAGTTTATCATGCTCACCAACTAAGTTTCGCGTGTGAGCATGCCAACATTTGCTAATGAGCAATTAagagtacagctgaggctgatgggtaTGTCATTAGTTTCTCTGTTGTATGATTGGTGCCTGGGTgtcttgtttattattattcctatttctttttctttaaccaCACACCACTGCTTACATTCACTAATGGTTCCAGCCCCGCAGGTCTCCGTCAGGCCGTATCCCTGACCCACcgggcagcagaaacacacattcatgaaGCGTTGCGTGGCGGCGGAGAGCGGCGCCCCGCCTGATAACAACACCCGCGTCCGACCTCCCAGCAGAGAGCGCACTTTCCCGAACACCAGCCTGGATGGACGAACAGAAAGGAGTGGAGAAAATAACGTGAAGAagtttttcataacttttatcAGAGTGCCctttaacaacaaacacacctgtcacATAGAGGTGTGCTGTTTCCTTTGGCGAGCTGCTCCAGCTTATAATTGTATGCCAGAATGAAGAGCGTTCGCTGGACGTAGTTCATCTCCTCCAACTTGGTCATCACGTTCTTATAGATGCGATCCATTATCTCCTGGAACCAGAACGATAGACAAGGACGGAGGTGAGATAGGGCGAGAAAAAAGAGAGGTGATGAGATATATGTTGAGACTAAATGCACAAGTAAGAGGAAAAAGCAGAGGAAATATGTAAGACTGATGCAGAGGAGCAGTTAAGATAGAAAAGAACACAGCTATGGGAGGATAAGATGAATGTTGGCCAGTAAGTCTTGTTTCTGTACTTATCTGCCTCCTGAAAAGATAAAAGTTTGAGAGATATGAGTTGCAGCACAGTTGCATTGCAGCTCCTAATAAGGGGCCCAGACAGAGCTCTGGCAACTTAAAGTGGATATTCTGCCAGATAAAACTAAAGTACTGGATCGAAAGCACAGAGGCATCATCGTAGATATCTTTTTGATGGATAATCTTTCATATTTATGgcttgttttcatttggtatatttttcttttgattggGAGGCTGAAGTCTGTAGTTCCAGCTCTGGACTGTCACCCactaaatgtcaattttttttacttcgaTCAAAATCTCTGAGTGCCAGAGCTCGTAAACAAAAAGTACAGAACAACTTTCTCTAAATACAACAAGTTCAGAGGAACACATTTGGGACACACATGCTCTTAAATTTGGTTGCATAACGGCAAAGTCTCCCCAATGAATTACTCACAAGTGACCCACTAAACCAGAGGACAACAGAGGGAATCCACAAGACTCGATCAGTATGTAGGTTCATGAAAAGCAGAAGAGAAGTGCTGTAAACTTTTCCCACCTTAATTGTTCGGTGTGGTATGAGGCCAAGGTAGATAAGGTGTGAAAATGGTATAATATAGTTTGACTATTGTATGGGGGAAAGTACAACAATTGGCAtaaattacaaacaaattaCAAAATTTAGTGATATAGTAAAAGGTTGAAATTGCATTATTTGCCTTTCGCAATACACACATTTTGGGTTCCTACTAGATCGTTTTTAGGTCAGGTCAGCTCTTGTTCATGCTACCGTCGTTGCGGAAAGTATAACCGAGGcttttaaagcagcattaatcaatatttgaCCACTAGGGGTCAGAAAAAAGCTGAACTACACTCAGTCACCACATATCACCAGATTATGGTTAAAATGTCATCAAACTATTGTCTCCTTAAACAtcaagcagacacagagcaacaataTTCATTTCAGTACAAcattcactcttcttttagttctgtttttagttttgcatCTAGACGTTTGAAAAAAACTTGGTCTGGTTGTTGCAAGGCCTTTAGAgagtgaa contains the following coding sequences:
- the kcne4 gene encoding potassium voltage-gated channel subfamily E member 4 translates to MDHLENSTASPKRLTQSTVRSLADKGDGNAYLYILIVMSFYGIFLCGIMLGYLRSKRREKRRINVFTRLVHEEEKREWGALPKKHSLTFPAAVSVQLSLPFCGNHGTHFGHLQAAGSMPSPLACALCTEQSSISSLCSSSADARIAIEEESDGGAVEGSEDDSG